Proteins encoded in a region of the Thunnus maccoyii chromosome 4, fThuMac1.1, whole genome shotgun sequence genome:
- the wfdc2 gene encoding WAP four-disulfide core domain protein 3 isoform X1 — protein sequence MEKHWSAVCALILALGAFLHFNSVFAAESDGNLTVTLPKPGHCPRRLNVVPSHKGCTCDEDCPADHKCCVFDCGAVCVPPAFTKPGVCPRRRWGSGLCAEFCSNDSDCPNDEKCCHNGCGHECIAPYTVKRGRCAQPQGTPMCAEYCYHDGQCPGEQKCCRTTCGHACSEPC from the exons ATGGAGAAACACTGGTCTGCAGTTTGTGCATTGATTTTAGCTCTTGGTGCATTTCTGCACTTTAACTCAGTTTTTGCTGCAGAATCTGATGGAAATTTAACAG TGACTCTCCCCAAACCAGGCCACTGCCCACGTCGCCTTAACGTTGTCCCATCACATAAGGGGTGTACGTGTGATGAAGACTGTCCTGCAGACCACAAATGCTGTGTCTTTGACTGTGGAGCTGTCTGTGTCCCTCCTGCTTTCA CCAAGCCAGGAGTGTGTCCCCGCAGGCGTTGGGGCTCAGGGCTGTGTGCGGAGTTTTGCTCTAATGACAGTGACTGCCCCAATGATGAGAAATGCTGCCACAATGGATGTGGACATGAGTGCATTGCACCATACACAG TGAAGCGAGGTCGATGCGCTCAGCCCCAAGGAACTCCCATGTGTGCTGAGTACTGCTACCATGATGGTCAGTGTCCAGGAGAGCAGAAATGCTGCAGGACAACCTGCGGCCACGCCTGCAGCGAGCCCTGCTGA
- the wfdc2 gene encoding WAP four-disulfide core domain protein 3 isoform X2 — protein sequence MEKHWSAVCALILALGAFLHFNSVFAAESDGNLTAKPGVCPRRRWGSGLCAEFCSNDSDCPNDEKCCHNGCGHECIAPYTVKRGRCAQPQGTPMCAEYCYHDGQCPGEQKCCRTTCGHACSEPC from the exons ATGGAGAAACACTGGTCTGCAGTTTGTGCATTGATTTTAGCTCTTGGTGCATTTCTGCACTTTAACTCAGTTTTTGCTGCAGAATCTGATGGAAATTTAACAG CCAAGCCAGGAGTGTGTCCCCGCAGGCGTTGGGGCTCAGGGCTGTGTGCGGAGTTTTGCTCTAATGACAGTGACTGCCCCAATGATGAGAAATGCTGCCACAATGGATGTGGACATGAGTGCATTGCACCATACACAG TGAAGCGAGGTCGATGCGCTCAGCCCCAAGGAACTCCCATGTGTGCTGAGTACTGCTACCATGATGGTCAGTGTCCAGGAGAGCAGAAATGCTGCAGGACAACCTGCGGCCACGCCTGCAGCGAGCCCTGCTGA
- the pigt gene encoding GPI transamidase component PIG-T, with translation MAAHRCSCPAVLFILISLSVFVVADSQDATLINGHDATALNSPKTAAKTAEQTAEQPAVEERRWEATPGAAAANEQDTTQGTPAPGAEVPPVLPQPKDDFQEELVIRPLHSGDIYASFQFRTLWQTDFMRGNKVSHYRLFPKSLGQVISKFSVRELHISFTQGYWRTMQWGQPFLPSPPGAELWVWFQDSVTDVDGTWKELTNVLSGIFCASLNFIDSTNTVQPSASFKPLGIGNETDHRFLRYATLPREIVCTENLTPWKKLLPCGSKAGLAVLLKSEKLFHSSFHSQTVHIRPVCQDWQCKTTSWELRQTLNVVFDLHTSGQGKREWSLFKMFSRTLTEACPLASSSKIYIDITDNPEGEQFELSPATTLLSQAVVLGDRRTFSVYDLTQHATFGNTRSLNLLIRWKSSEGDMLRPLLHAERYVAGYGLQTGEIHTLMYNNHPYRSFPVLLLDSVPWYLRLYIHTLTVTSKGKDNNPSFIHYQPSKDRVRPHLLEMLVQLPPNSVTEVTVQFERALLKWTEYTPDPNHGFYVGSSVISSLVPSIVAMDTNVTRERPLFSSFFPCKEESSYFVRVYTEPLLVNLPTPDFSMPYNVICLTCTVVAVGYGSLYNLLTRSFQIEEPSPGLAKRIANVIRKMRGVPPL, from the exons ATGGCAGCTCACAGATGCAGCTGCCCGGCAGTGCTGTTTATTCTTATTAGTTTGTCGGTGTTTGTTGTCGCAGACAGTCAAGACGCGACATTAATTAATGGTCACGATGCCACAGCGCTCAATAGTCCTAAAACAGCCGCTAAAACAGCGGAACAAACGGCCGAGCAGCCCGCAGTGGAGGAGAGGCGGTGGGAAGCGACTCCAGGTGCTGCAGCAGCCAACGAACAGGACACGACACAGGGCACTCCTGCGCCTGGAGCCGAGGTTCCTCCGGTTCTGCCACAGCCAAAAGACGATTTTCAGGAGGAACTGGTCATCAGGCCGCTGCACTCGGGAGATATTTACGCCAGCTTCCAGTTCCGCACCCTGTGGCAGACAGATTTCATGAGGGGAAACAAAG TGTCCCACTACCGGCTGTTCCCCAAGTCTCTGGGCCAAGTTATCTCCAAATTCTCAGTGCGAGAGCTGCACATCTCCTTCACGCAGGGATACTGGAGGACCATGCAGTGGGGGCAGCCCTTCCTGCCATCTCCCCCCGGGGCTGAGCTCTGGGTCTGGTTCCAGGACTCTGTGACAGA TGTGGATGGTACATGGAAGGAGCTGACGAATGTTTTGTCGGGGATCTTCTGCGCCTCATTGAACTTCATTGACTCCACCAACACTGTTCAGCCAAGTGCCTCCTTCAAACCGCTGGGTATAGGCAATG AGACAGACCACCGCTTTCTTCGCTATGCCACCCTCCCACGAGAGATTGTTTGCACCGAAAATTTGACACCCTGGAAGAAACTCTTGCCGTGTGGCTCCAAG GCTGGTCTCGCTGTCCTGTTGAAGTCAGAGAAACTCTTCCACAGCAGTTTTCATTCCCAGACTGTGCACATCCGACCAGTGTGTCAGGACTGGCAATGCAAAACCACATCATGGGAGCTGAGGCAGACACTGAATGTCGTCTTTGACCTGCACACCTCTGGACAGGGCAAACGAG AGTGGTCTCTGTTCAAGATGTTCTCTCGGACCCTGACAGAAGCTTGTCCACTGGCCTCCTCCAGTAAAATATATATCGACATCACAGACAACCCTGAG GGGGAGCAGTTTGAGCTAAGCCCGGCCACAACCCTGCTCAGCCAGGCAGTGGTGCTCGGGGACAGACGAACCTTCTCTGTCTATGATTTGACCCAACATGCCACCTTTGGCAACACGCGTTCCCTCAATCTGCTAATTCGTTGGAAATCCAGTGAAG GTGACATGCTGCGCCCCCTGCTCCACGCTGAGCGTTACGTGGCTGGTTACGGGCTGCAGACAGGAGAGattcacacactgatgtacAACAACCACCCTTACAGGTCATTccctgtgctgctgctggactCGGTGCCCTGGTACCTTCGTCTCTACATCCACACGCTCACCGTCACCAGCAAGGGAAAGGACAACAACCCCA GCTTCATCCACTACCAGCCATCTAAAGACCGTGTGAGGCCCCACCTGCTGGAGATGCTCGTCCAGCTTCCTCCCAACTCAGTCACTGAGGTCACTGTGCAGTTCGAGAGGGCTCTGCTCAAGTGGACTGAATACACCCCTGACCCCAACCACGGCTTCTATGTTGG GTCCTCAGTCATCAGTTCTCTTGTACCAAGCATTGTCGCCATGGATACGAACGTCACTCGGGAACGCCCGCTTTTTAGCAGCTT TTTTCCGTGCAAAGAAGAGTCCAGCTACTTTGTGCGTGTCTACACGGAGCCGCTGCTGGTCAACCTACCGACTCCAGACTTCAGCATGCCGTATAATGTCATCTGCCTTACCTGCACTGTTGTGGCCGTGGGCTACGGATCCCTCTACAACCTGCTGACCCGGAGTTTCCAGATAGAAGAGCCTAGCCCAGGACTGGCCAAACGGATAGCCAACGTCATACGCAAGATGAGAGGTGTACCGCCACTCTGA